In Gimesia benthica, a single window of DNA contains:
- a CDS encoding ClpP family protease, which produces MFDPLSGQMPTQANQRARSYSQQRQMGIGDLLLDNRIIFLDSVINDASANLIVMKLLYLQSENRHQDIHLYVNSPGGSVTSTMAIYDTMQFIECDVATYCVGLAASGGAILVAGGQKGKRYILPHAKMMIHQPFGEVGGQVSDIEIQAKDILDTREVLNKILAGHTGQSIEKIAQDTSRDRFLSSADSVEYGLVDEVLVRDTSDKDKK; this is translated from the coding sequence ATGTTCGATCCCTTATCAGGGCAGATGCCAACTCAGGCGAATCAACGTGCCAGAAGCTATTCACAGCAGCGCCAGATGGGCATTGGTGACCTTCTGCTGGACAACCGGATCATCTTTCTGGACAGCGTCATTAATGATGCCAGTGCGAATCTGATCGTGATGAAACTGCTCTATCTGCAGTCTGAAAATCGTCACCAGGACATCCATCTTTATGTCAATTCACCCGGTGGTTCAGTGACATCCACGATGGCCATTTATGACACGATGCAGTTCATCGAATGTGATGTGGCCACTTATTGTGTTGGTCTGGCTGCCAGTGGTGGCGCGATCCTGGTTGCCGGGGGACAGAAGGGGAAACGTTACATTCTGCCGCACGCCAAAATGATGATTCACCAGCCTTTTGGGGAAGTCGGTGGTCAGGTTTCTGACATCGAAATTCAGGCCAAAGACATTCTCGATACCCGTGAGGTATTGAATAAAATTCTGGCTGGCCACACCGGTCAGAGTATTGAAAAAATTGCGCAGGACACTTCTCGTGACCGCTTCCTCTCTTCAGCCGATTCGGTCGAATACGGTCTGGTCGATGAAGTTCTGGTCCGTGATACCAGCGACAAAGACAAGAAATAA
- the clpP gene encoding ATP-dependent Clp endopeptidase proteolytic subunit ClpP, with protein sequence MTVLTPYVIEKNGRDERAMDIYSRLLQDRIIMMGSQVNDQVAQSLVAQLLFLQFDDPEADIHFYINSPGGSVTAGMAIYDTMQYISCDVATYCIGQAASMGALLLTAGAPGKRNALPNSRIMIHQPLAGMQGTATDLEIHAKEVLKMKRRLNEILLHHTGQTLEKIEQDTDRDNFMDSTEAKAYGLIDNVLEHLDLPGTKE encoded by the coding sequence ATGACGGTCCTAACACCTTATGTGATCGAAAAAAATGGCCGCGATGAACGGGCCATGGATATCTATAGTCGTCTCCTGCAGGATCGTATCATTATGATGGGTTCTCAGGTCAACGATCAGGTGGCTCAGAGCCTGGTGGCTCAGCTGCTGTTTCTGCAGTTTGATGATCCTGAAGCAGACATCCACTTTTACATCAACTCTCCCGGTGGCTCAGTGACTGCCGGGATGGCCATCTACGATACGATGCAATACATCTCTTGTGACGTGGCCACATACTGTATCGGGCAGGCCGCCAGTATGGGCGCTCTGCTGCTGACAGCCGGTGCTCCGGGCAAACGCAACGCACTGCCCAACAGCCGCATCATGATTCACCAGCCGCTCGCCGGGATGCAGGGTACGGCTACCGATCTGGAAATTCATGCCAAAGAAGTTCTGAAAATGAAGCGGCGTCTGAACGAAATTCTGCTGCATCATACCGGTCAGACACTCGAAAAAATCGAGCAGGATACGGACCGGGATAACTTCATGGATTCCACCGAAGCCAAAGCTTACGGACTGATCGATAACGTGCTCGAGCACCTGGATCTGCCCGGAACCAAAGAATAG
- a CDS encoding tetratricopeptide repeat protein translates to MSTPSSLYDEAVKTYESGDVEQAVEKLKEVLAQDENYVLAHSASAVYYQKLGKFDEAIEHAKKVTELEPEDNFSYLQLSVICQRCGRIAEAEDALAKAHSMAQKK, encoded by the coding sequence ATGAGTACTCCATCCAGTCTGTACGATGAAGCAGTCAAAACTTACGAGAGTGGGGACGTGGAACAGGCGGTAGAGAAACTGAAGGAAGTGCTGGCTCAGGATGAAAATTACGTTCTGGCTCACTCAGCCTCTGCTGTCTATTACCAGAAGCTGGGAAAGTTTGATGAAGCCATCGAGCATGCCAAGAAGGTTACCGAACTGGAACCGGAAGACAACTTCTCCTACCTGCAGCTCTCCGTAATTTGTCAGCGCTGTGGACGCATCGCGGAAGCAGAAGATGCTCTGGCTAAAGCCCACTCCATGGCACAGAAGAAATAG
- a CDS encoding ArnT family glycosyltransferase has product MPSPKPTAEPSATYSRLELILLGIVLLVACLARMMFFSDVAVEHFDEGVYASNLWFSAEQGAEYPGRYFYAPPLLPFLIEWSMIFLGSGVWGVFLPSLLLGVMTVLLIWWVTRDWFGSSAGLVAALLAGGSDLHLLYTRTALTDVALGFFLLLSVYLIWRSWLSLDWKWPVLAGVAIGLGWSVKYNGWLPLAIGFSGIVPWLWVYRRDRLPLTSYLTRAFVFSLTAMVVWSPVLIGLQKWGGYSVVAANHSRYVVGFSGWFDSCTRQLLNLRLLEGPFGAISLGLVCLVGCLLALHGSCWSSTHSGNENKNEEGRRSTWNTMLVGCLAGLPLLGGWLVGITPVLVILAVIGILLQLFCMSGQRSKSQVAADSRDDSLGLSRPLAAWLLAAWFCGLLLATPLYHPYPRLTIPWMISAWLGTAALVGWLESRSGCSLCELLSRSGELRTQPARIMGGVTFVGVALLVILIARPWSVAAWQPRNGLASISRQLLANLRQEHANSDEAILYIYAEPGLFFNLKAEGHQLTGPVADFRFLDSLPPQMPVYLIAGPHAERDSEFVKQFDQAQDRLDLIQSYEYDPSLLVRLNQAQLPAKSTTESVRLYRVR; this is encoded by the coding sequence GTGCCTTCTCCTAAACCGACAGCAGAGCCCTCCGCCACATACTCCCGACTGGAGCTGATCCTGCTGGGGATCGTTCTGCTGGTCGCCTGTCTGGCGCGGATGATGTTCTTCTCCGATGTGGCTGTCGAGCATTTCGATGAAGGTGTCTATGCATCCAATCTCTGGTTCTCCGCAGAGCAGGGGGCCGAGTATCCAGGCCGCTATTTTTACGCGCCGCCTCTGCTGCCGTTTCTGATCGAGTGGTCCATGATCTTTCTGGGCAGCGGTGTCTGGGGTGTGTTTCTCCCCTCTCTGCTATTGGGCGTCATGACTGTGCTCTTGATCTGGTGGGTGACTCGTGACTGGTTTGGTTCTTCCGCCGGACTGGTGGCCGCACTCCTGGCGGGAGGCAGCGACCTGCATCTGCTCTACACGCGAACCGCTCTCACAGACGTTGCACTTGGATTCTTTCTGCTGCTCAGCGTCTACCTTATCTGGCGGAGCTGGCTCTCGCTCGATTGGAAGTGGCCAGTACTGGCTGGTGTCGCCATCGGACTGGGGTGGTCGGTCAAGTACAACGGCTGGCTTCCGCTGGCCATCGGCTTTTCTGGAATTGTTCCCTGGCTCTGGGTCTACCGCCGTGATCGTCTCCCTCTCACCAGCTACCTGACACGCGCTTTCGTATTTTCTCTGACGGCTATGGTTGTCTGGTCGCCGGTATTGATCGGGCTACAGAAGTGGGGAGGCTATTCCGTCGTCGCTGCCAATCACAGTCGGTATGTTGTCGGCTTCTCGGGCTGGTTCGATTCCTGTACGCGACAACTCCTCAATCTGCGTTTGCTCGAGGGACCATTCGGAGCGATCAGCCTTGGGCTGGTCTGTCTGGTGGGATGCCTGCTGGCACTTCACGGTAGTTGCTGGAGTTCAACTCACTCCGGAAATGAAAACAAGAATGAGGAAGGTAGGCGTTCCACGTGGAACACGATGCTGGTTGGTTGCCTGGCAGGCCTCCCCTTACTGGGGGGCTGGCTGGTAGGGATCACCCCGGTCCTCGTCATCCTGGCTGTCATCGGAATTCTGCTGCAGCTGTTCTGCATGTCGGGACAGCGATCGAAATCTCAGGTAGCAGCCGATTCCCGAGATGATTCATTAGGACTGTCTCGACCGCTGGCAGCCTGGTTACTGGCGGCCTGGTTCTGTGGTCTGCTACTGGCCACGCCGCTCTACCATCCCTATCCCCGTCTGACGATTCCCTGGATGATCTCTGCCTGGTTAGGTACCGCCGCGCTGGTGGGTTGGCTCGAGTCACGATCAGGCTGCTCCCTCTGCGAACTCTTATCGAGATCTGGTGAGCTGAGGACTCAGCCCGCGCGTATCATGGGGGGAGTCACTTTTGTGGGTGTCGCCCTCCTCGTGATTCTGATCGCGCGACCCTGGTCGGTCGCTGCCTGGCAACCTCGAAACGGACTGGCGTCGATTTCCCGTCAGTTGCTGGCAAACCTTCGGCAGGAACACGCCAACTCGGATGAAGCGATTCTCTACATCTATGCCGAGCCTGGGTTGTTCTTCAATCTGAAAGCAGAGGGTCATCAGCTGACCGGTCCGGTAGCTGACTTCCGGTTTCTGGATTCGCTTCCACCCCAGATGCCCGTCTACTTGATCGCGGGACCACACGCG